One segment of Candidatus Krumholzibacteriota bacterium DNA contains the following:
- a CDS encoding V-type ATP synthase subunit A, whose product MLEIIGKVDKVIGPVVHAREIDKARMLDLVEVGDDHLVGEIVKLDRDRAVIQVYEDTTGLAPGTNIYSAGVPLSVDLGPGLIGTIYDGIQRPLEVIRDSSDQYIQKGIHVSSLDREKKWLFSPAITPGIDVSGGEVVGKVQETVLIEHRVLVPPGLSGKVTWVTEEGEYTIDETVARIEDKEGKSLEIKLSQRWPVRRGRPVRGRMPLTIPLITGQRVIDTLFPVAKGGTVVVPGGFGTGKTMIQHALSKWSDADLIVYIGCGERGNEMTDVLIEFPKLIDPRTKRPIMERTILIANTSNMPVAAREASIYTGITMAEYYRDQGYHVAIMADSTSRWAEALRELSGRMEEMPADEGYPAYLPTRLAEFYERAGMVETLGGAHGSISIIGSVSPPGGDFSEPVTQHSKRFVRCTWALDRQLANARHYPAISWLESYSEYVEEISGWWDENSGGEWAELRRKIMDLLQQEGKLQQVVKLVGPDVLPDTQRIVLETCTMFKNAFLQQNSFDKIDMFCVPEKQVKMLQVILEFYDLGVDNIKKGATIHQLKKMEVTSDIMRMKFSVSNDEIEKIDRIRDKLNRSMQRIGEMFE is encoded by the coding sequence GTGCTTGAGATCATTGGAAAAGTCGATAAGGTAATTGGACCGGTGGTCCACGCGAGAGAGATCGATAAGGCGAGGATGCTCGATCTCGTCGAAGTGGGGGACGACCACCTGGTAGGCGAAATAGTCAAACTTGACAGGGACAGGGCCGTCATCCAGGTCTACGAGGATACGACGGGGCTCGCCCCGGGGACCAATATTTACAGCGCCGGTGTTCCCCTTTCAGTCGATCTTGGACCTGGCCTTATAGGGACGATATATGACGGGATACAGAGGCCGCTCGAGGTGATCCGTGATTCTTCTGACCAGTATATCCAGAAGGGGATCCACGTATCATCTCTCGACAGGGAGAAGAAGTGGCTGTTCAGTCCCGCCATAACACCCGGGATCGATGTCTCCGGAGGAGAAGTCGTCGGGAAAGTCCAGGAAACGGTACTTATCGAGCACAGGGTGCTTGTTCCGCCGGGGCTTTCAGGAAAAGTGACGTGGGTGACGGAGGAAGGTGAATATACAATAGACGAGACTGTCGCGCGTATCGAAGATAAAGAAGGAAAATCTCTGGAGATCAAGCTGAGCCAGCGCTGGCCTGTCAGGAGAGGGCGCCCCGTCAGGGGAAGAATGCCCCTTACCATACCGCTTATAACCGGCCAGCGTGTGATAGACACTCTCTTCCCCGTTGCCAAGGGTGGAACTGTCGTAGTGCCTGGCGGATTCGGAACGGGCAAGACAATGATCCAGCATGCTCTTTCAAAGTGGAGCGATGCCGACCTCATAGTCTATATAGGGTGTGGCGAGCGCGGCAATGAGATGACCGATGTCCTTATCGAATTCCCCAAGCTGATCGATCCTAGGACGAAGAGGCCGATCATGGAGAGGACGATACTGATCGCCAATACATCGAATATGCCGGTCGCCGCGCGGGAAGCTTCGATATACACAGGTATTACGATGGCTGAATATTACAGGGACCAGGGATATCACGTGGCGATCATGGCCGATTCGACTTCCCGGTGGGCCGAGGCGCTTAGAGAGCTGTCGGGGCGAATGGAGGAGATGCCCGCTGACGAAGGGTATCCCGCCTATCTCCCGACAAGGCTCGCTGAATTCTACGAAAGAGCGGGGATGGTCGAGACTCTTGGCGGAGCGCATGGATCGATCAGTATCATCGGTTCGGTCTCACCTCCGGGAGGAGATTTTTCAGAACCGGTGACCCAGCACTCGAAACGTTTCGTACGTTGTACATGGGCACTCGATCGGCAACTGGCCAACGCAAGGCATTATCCGGCTATCTCGTGGCTGGAAAGTTACAGCGAGTATGTGGAAGAGATAAGCGGCTGGTGGGATGAGAACTCGGGGGGGGAGTGGGCCGAACTGCGCCGCAAGATAATGGATCTGCTTCAGCAGGAAGGGAAACTGCAGCAGGTGGTGAAACTTGTCGGGCCCGATGTCCTGCCGGATACGCAGAGGATAGTCCTTGAGACCTGTACGATGTTCAAGAACGCTTTCCTGCAACAGAACAGTTTTGACAAGATAGATATGTTCTGCGTTCCGGAGAAGCAGGTAAAGATGCTCCAGGTGATCCTGGAATTCTACGACCTTGGAGTCGATAATATCAAAAAGGGAGCGACGATCCATCAACTCAAGAAAATGGAAGTCACCTCTGATATCATGAGAATGAAGTTTTCTGTCTCTAACGACGAGATCGAAAAAATCGACCGGATAAGGGACAAGCTGAACCGTTCGATGCAGCGTATAGGAGAGATGTTTGAATAG
- a CDS encoding V-type ATP synthase subunit D produces the protein MAQYEIAPTKTNMMKIRRDLGFALEGWELLDQKRKILVVELMGLIDRAVEAQKEVESRIEEAFEALDQAILRMGRREVNLIALGMNIESEISIAQRRVMGVSLPRVKVRFDDKSPYFAAAESSIWIDEAILKFREILKLLGTLAEARISLMRLSREVSKTIRRVNALEKIFIPDHQETLKYIEMALEESEREAFFVLKLVKDRLSRRKGEAL, from the coding sequence ATGGCGCAGTATGAGATAGCCCCGACAAAAACGAATATGATGAAGATCCGCAGGGATCTTGGATTCGCGCTTGAAGGCTGGGAACTACTCGATCAGAAGAGAAAGATCCTTGTCGTTGAGCTGATGGGGCTTATCGACCGGGCGGTAGAAGCGCAGAAAGAAGTCGAATCGCGCATTGAAGAGGCATTCGAGGCTCTGGACCAGGCGATCCTCCGTATGGGGCGCAGAGAGGTCAACCTGATCGCGCTCGGCATGAACATTGAATCCGAGATCTCGATAGCGCAGAGAAGGGTCATGGGTGTCTCGCTGCCCAGGGTCAAGGTGAGATTCGATGATAAATCACCTTATTTCGCCGCCGCTGAAAGCAGTATATGGATAGATGAAGCGATCCTGAAATTCAGGGAGATCCTCAAACTGCTCGGCACCCTCGCCGAAGCGAGGATATCCCTGATGCGCCTGTCGCGCGAAGTCTCCAAGACGATCAGGCGAGTGAACGCTCTGGAAAAGATCTTTATTCCGGATCATCAGGAGACGTTGAAATATATTGAAATGGCACTCGAAGAATCTGAAAGAGAGGCCTTCTTTGTCCTTAAACTGGTGAAGGACAGGCTCTCCCGGAGAAAAGGTGAAGCCCTATGA
- a CDS encoding V-type ATP synthase subunit B yields the protein MMEKNLTQGREYVGISQVSGPLVAVKGIHNVGYNELAEIVDPTGKVRLGMILESSEGAAVIQVFEGTSGLSIPDTKVRFRGEPLSFGVSSEILGRVFNGLGEPVDGGPAPRAEMRMDVNGLPINPTAREYPRKFIQTGISAIDGMNTLVRGQKLPIFSGTGLPHNRIVAQITRQAKIIGEDTSFAVVFAAMGIKHDVAQYFIRNFEESGVLEKVVLFLNLADDPSVERLVTPRTALTAAEYLAFTMNMHVLVILTDMTNYCESLREISTIREEIPSRKGYPGYLYSDLSIIYERAGMISGIEGSITQMPILTMPNDDISHPVPDLSGYITEGQIVLERELDHRNIYPPIAGLPSLSRLMKDGIGEGMTREDHAHVASQLFAAYSHVKDVRALAAVIGAEELTPLDKVYMDFGDRFEREFLSQGEYEDRTIEETLDTGWKVISSLPKEELYRISEEELNKYYGK from the coding sequence ATGATGGAGAAGAATCTGACGCAGGGAAGGGAATATGTCGGGATCAGCCAGGTCTCGGGGCCGCTCGTAGCTGTCAAAGGGATCCATAACGTAGGATATAACGAACTTGCCGAGATCGTTGATCCGACCGGAAAAGTAAGGCTCGGAATGATCCTGGAAAGCAGCGAAGGCGCCGCGGTCATCCAGGTCTTCGAGGGGACTTCAGGCCTTTCGATCCCCGATACTAAAGTTAGGTTCAGGGGTGAGCCGCTGAGTTTCGGAGTAAGCAGTGAGATCCTCGGGAGGGTCTTTAACGGACTTGGCGAACCGGTCGACGGAGGACCGGCTCCCAGGGCTGAGATGAGGATGGATGTCAACGGACTCCCGATAAATCCGACCGCGCGTGAATATCCCAGGAAATTCATTCAGACCGGTATATCGGCTATCGACGGGATGAACACGCTGGTCCGAGGACAGAAGCTTCCTATATTTTCCGGGACCGGACTTCCCCACAACAGGATCGTCGCCCAGATCACCCGCCAGGCGAAGATCATCGGCGAGGACACTTCATTCGCGGTAGTATTCGCCGCGATGGGTATCAAGCATGACGTCGCCCAGTATTTTATCAGGAACTTCGAGGAATCGGGAGTTCTCGAGAAGGTCGTTCTTTTCCTCAACCTGGCCGACGACCCTTCGGTCGAAAGGCTTGTTACTCCGAGGACCGCCCTTACCGCGGCGGAATATCTCGCGTTCACGATGAATATGCATGTTCTCGTGATACTTACCGATATGACGAATTACTGTGAATCATTGAGAGAGATATCGACGATCCGCGAGGAAATACCAAGCAGAAAAGGATATCCCGGTTATCTATACAGCGATCTGTCGATAATATACGAACGGGCGGGGATGATCTCTGGAATAGAGGGTTCGATCACGCAGATGCCGATCCTTACGATGCCGAACGATGATATATCTCACCCGGTGCCGGATCTTTCCGGATATATCACCGAAGGACAGATAGTCCTGGAAAGGGAACTGGATCACAGGAATATATATCCGCCTATCGCCGGGCTGCCGTCTCTGTCCCGACTGATGAAGGATGGTATCGGCGAGGGGATGACCCGCGAGGATCACGCGCACGTGGCAAGCCAGCTTTTTGCCGCCTATTCGCATGTCAAGGATGTAAGGGCTCTTGCCGCGGTAATAGGCGCTGAAGAACTTACCCCACTTGACAAGGTGTACATGGATTTCGGCGACAGGTTCGAGAGGGAGTTCCTCAGCCAGGGAGAATATGAGGACAGGACCATAGAGGAGACCCTCGATACAGGGTGGAAAGTGATATCGTCGCTGCCCAAGGAAGAGCTATACAGGATATCCGAAGAAGAGCTGAATAAATATTACGGCAAATAA
- a CDS encoding universal stress protein, protein MNGPLNRMLLYIDGSESSITAAQMAIAMAKSYEAYLKVIYVVNENLLNELLKAKIFVQVEKMDYERDLEEDGKRYLNYIVKLADRKGLKIETVLRKGLVHEEVAREVEEYGADLLVQGELGEVLSLRDSFYEEGERILRKSKCCVMIVRGSDKIDRIYEQI, encoded by the coding sequence ATGAACGGACCGTTAAACAGGATGCTTTTGTATATTGACGGGAGCGAATCGTCAATAACTGCTGCGCAGATGGCTATCGCGATGGCTAAATCGTATGAGGCGTATCTGAAAGTGATATATGTGGTCAATGAAAATCTTCTGAACGAACTGCTCAAAGCGAAGATATTTGTCCAGGTCGAAAAGATGGATTATGAGCGGGATCTCGAAGAAGACGGCAAACGGTATCTTAATTACATCGTAAAACTTGCCGACAGGAAAGGATTGAAGATCGAAACAGTACTGCGCAAGGGGCTGGTACATGAGGAAGTGGCCAGGGAAGTGGAAGAATATGGAGCGGATCTCCTGGTTCAGGGCGAACTTGGCGAAGTCCTCAGTCTCAGGGATTCATTTTATGAAGAAGGTGAGCGGATACTGAGAAAATCCAAGTGCTGCGTAATGATAGTCAGGGGAAGCGATAAGATAGAC